In Paenibacillus sp. G2S3, a single window of DNA contains:
- a CDS encoding DUF4179 domain-containing protein: MVNTKLEEQLKNCQSLLPDQLSDIARSKLNETYQIIRETDNSISPVQKKKNVSKTFNKWLISTAAAAILGVTVLASGFVSPAMADALKQIPVLGQIYSLWGEKNLDPGVQQAEDFITNVNQSVTHGDVTMNIPTLLFDGTRILMNITTPGNHLASEPNSLPSDANKGAVDTFEVLYKGQPLLWSYEYMDGETASSIMVQVLNTYYEPSTTTQTVQFPDQFDLTVNVTLKGYDVPFEFVLPVTKSTPVTALTSEETKHHDNINLQISKVEITPITTQVSIEYKTKPGQSVEEMLASIPSKYKGANGGAIALQFDIVDERGVQLKPIGAHPLSESYNVRFEPFKTIPSTVTIKPYLVVSEGQAPAGTTGLWEDNNMVKEYIPELETVLSVQ, translated from the coding sequence ATGGTAAACACTAAGTTAGAAGAACAATTAAAGAACTGCCAAAGCCTACTTCCCGATCAGTTATCGGATATTGCCCGCTCCAAGCTGAATGAGACTTACCAAATCATCAGGGAAACCGATAATTCCATTTCCCCCGTTCAGAAAAAGAAAAATGTATCTAAAACTTTTAATAAATGGTTGATTTCCACTGCAGCCGCTGCAATTCTTGGAGTTACAGTCCTTGCTTCCGGCTTTGTATCGCCCGCAATGGCTGATGCACTCAAGCAAATTCCGGTTTTGGGACAAATCTATTCATTATGGGGCGAAAAAAACTTAGATCCCGGTGTTCAACAAGCCGAGGATTTCATCACAAACGTTAACCAAAGCGTGACCCATGGCGATGTGACTATGAATATTCCTACGTTATTATTCGACGGGACCCGAATTCTTATGAACATAACCACTCCTGGAAACCATCTGGCTTCGGAGCCCAATTCGCTGCCTTCCGATGCCAATAAAGGGGCAGTGGATACGTTTGAGGTCCTCTATAAAGGCCAACCTCTGCTCTGGAGTTACGAATACATGGACGGTGAGACTGCTTCCAGCATAATGGTTCAGGTTTTGAACACTTATTATGAGCCGAGCACAACAACACAAACTGTCCAGTTCCCTGATCAGTTTGACTTGACTGTAAATGTAACGTTAAAGGGTTACGATGTCCCGTTCGAATTCGTTCTGCCTGTTACCAAATCAACGCCTGTTACCGCACTAACTTCAGAGGAGACCAAGCATCACGATAACATTAACTTGCAGATCAGTAAGGTAGAAATCACCCCAATCACAACGCAGGTATCCATTGAGTACAAAACTAAACCGGGCCAGAGCGTAGAAGAAATGCTCGCTTCTATCCCTTCGAAATATAAGGGTGCTAACGGGGGCGCCATCGCTCTTCAATTTGACATTGTGGATGAACGTGGTGTTCAACTGAAGCCCATCGGTGCTCACCCCTTAAGCGAATCTTATAATGTTCGTTTTGAACCCTTCAAGACTATACCAAGTACTGTAACCATCAAACCTTACTTAGTCGTTTCCGAAGGTCAAGCCCCAGCTGGGACTACAGGTCTGTGGGAAGACAACAATATGGTCAAGGAATATATCCCTGAGCTGGAGACTGTACTTTCGGTGCAATAG
- a CDS encoding sigma-70 family RNA polymerase sigma factor: MYINPIVVKAKAGDPEAFVQLMQEIELPLYRTARSIVNKDEDCADALQETMLKAFKSIHTLREPAFFKTWIFRILINECNKMIKNNARALPYGELPEVPSISKDYEKIELWDAVQHLEENLRIVIHLHYLQDMPISQISDILEISTVAVKTRLHRARKKLKHSSQFNQEMELRHGKH, from the coding sequence TTGTATATTAATCCTATTGTCGTCAAAGCCAAAGCTGGGGACCCAGAAGCATTCGTGCAGTTGATGCAGGAGATAGAGTTACCTTTATATAGAACTGCAAGGTCCATCGTCAACAAAGACGAAGATTGTGCAGATGCGCTGCAAGAGACGATGCTTAAAGCCTTTAAGTCCATCCATACACTCAGAGAGCCCGCTTTTTTCAAAACGTGGATCTTCCGGATTCTGATTAATGAATGCAACAAAATGATCAAAAACAACGCAAGAGCCCTCCCTTATGGAGAGCTTCCCGAAGTCCCTTCCATTTCCAAGGATTATGAGAAAATCGAATTATGGGATGCCGTTCAACATCTTGAGGAGAATCTACGGATTGTCATTCACCTTCATTACCTACAGGACATGCCGATCAGTCAAATTTCTGACATTCTCGAAATTTCTACGGTAGCCGTGAAGACCCGGCTGCATCGCGCCCGCAAAAAGCTAAAGCATTCATCTCAATTCAATCAAGAAATGGAGTTGCGACATGGTAAACACTAA